One window of Trifolium pratense cultivar HEN17-A07 linkage group LG5, ARS_RC_1.1, whole genome shotgun sequence genomic DNA carries:
- the LOC123884011 gene encoding mitochondrial carrier protein CoAc2, with protein sequence MATEAENQRESMLDHVPLFAKELLAGGLAGGFAKTAVAPLERVKILFQTRRAEFHSTGLSGSVSRIAKTEGLLGFYRGNGASVARIIPYAGLHYMSYEEYRRWILQAFPNVWKGPTLDLMAGSLSGGTAVLFTYPLDLIRTKLAYQVVSPTKLNVSRMVNNEQVYRGIRDCLSKTYKEGGIRGLYRGVAPTLFGIFPYAGLKFYFYEEMKRHVPDDYKKSIMAKLTCGSVAGLLGQTFTYPLEVVRRQMQVQKLVASEEAELKGTMRSMVFIAQKQGWKTLFSGLSINYIKVVPSAAIGFTVYDTMKSCLRVPSRDEEN encoded by the exons ATGGCAACAGAAGCAGAAAATCAGAGAGAGTCCATGCTCGATCATGTTCCTCTCTTTGCCAAAGAACTTCTCGCCGGTGGCCTTGCTGGTGGTTTTGCTAAAACCGCCGTTGCCCCTCTTGAACGcgtcaaaattctttttcag ACTCGAAGAGCTGAGTTTCATAGCACGGGACTGTCTGGATCAGTTAGCAGAATTGCCAAAACCGAAGGTCTTTTGGGTTTCTACAG GGGAAATGGAGCAAGTGTAGCTAGGATTATTCCTTATGCAGGTCTTCATTATATGTCCTATGAGGAATACCGCAGATGGATTCTGCAAGCTTTTCCTAATGTTTGGAAAGGTCCTACCCTTGACCTTATGGCAGGGTCACTCTCGGGAGGGACAGCTGTACTTTTTACTTATCCCCTTGACTTAATTCGGactaagctagcttatcag GTTGTTAGTCCAACCAAGTTGAATGTTTCAAGGATGGTAAATAATGAACAAGTTTATAGAGGGATCCGTGATTGTCTTTCAAAAACTTATAAAGAGGGTGGTATTAGAGGTCTCTATAGAGGAGTAG CTCCAACTCTATTTGGAATATTTCCATATGCGGGTTTGAAATTCTACTTCTATGAGGAAATGAAGCGTCATGTCCCTGACGATTACAAGAAAAGCATCATGGCAAAACTCACATGTGGATCCGTGGCCGGTTTATTGGGTCAGACCTTCACCTATCCTCTTGAAGTTGTTAGGAGGCAAATGCAG GTTCAAAAACTCGTGGCATCAGAAGAAGCTGAATTAAAAGGGACTATGAGATCCATGGTTTTTATTGCTCAAAAGCAAGGCTGGAAGACCCTGTTTTCAGGGCTGAGTATCAATTACATTAAG GTCGTTCCATCTGCGGCCATTGGCTTCACAGTTTATGATACTATGAAATCTTGCCTTAGAGTACCATCAAGAGATGAAGAAAACTAA
- the LOC123884010 gene encoding pentatricopeptide repeat-containing protein At2g15690, mitochondrial-like: MELKLHTSIASSSPPFCTYAVHPRQNGTNNCRSIHRKIPPLRMGNPSIQPKLNHHQTLNQHQNADLSHLLQEGNLNQVLELMGHGVFADYSVFISLLNLCEDSKSLELGKRVHEFLRRSKFGGDVELGNKLIEVYLKCGSVKDARKVFDKMTERNICSWNLMISGYTLNGLGNDGLLVFKKMKQQGIVPDGETFALVLAACALVEGVEEGLVHFESMKEYGIVPGMEHYLAVVNVLGCAGQLDEAEEFIENMPIEVGVEIWQTLGNFARIHGNLELEDRAEELLTVLDPSKDVADKVPAPQRKEQSAINMLEEKNRVGYYRCNMPYKEEGYLKLRGLTGQMREAGYVPDTRYVLHDIDEEEKEKALQYHSERLAIAYGLISTPPRTTLRIIKNLRICGDCHNAIKIMSKIVGRELIVRDNKRFHHFKDGKCSCGDYW, encoded by the coding sequence ATGGAACTCAAACTTCACACATCAATAGCTTCATCTTCCCCTCCTTTCTGCACCTATGCAGTTCACCCTCGCCAAAACGGCACCAACAACTGTCGTTCCATTCACAGAAAAATCCCACCTTTACGTATGGGTAACCCTTCCATCCAACCAAAATTGAATCATCACCAAACCCTCAATCAACATCAAAATGCAGACTTGTCACATTTACTTCAAGAGGGTAATCTCAATCAAGTATTGGAACTCATGGGTCATGGTGTTTTTGCTGATTATAGTGTTTTCATTTCACTCTTGAATTTATGTGAGGATTCAAAGTCACTTGAATTAGGGAAAAGGGTTCATGAGTTTTTGAGAAGATCAAAATTTGGAGGGGATGTTGAGTTGGGAAACAAATTGATTGAAGTGTACTTGAAATGTGGTAGCGTGAAGGATGCCCGaaaagtgtttgataaaatgacTGAGAGAAATATTTGTTCTTGGAATTTGATGATTAGTGGATACACTTTGAATGGCTTAGGGAATGATGGTTTGTTGGTTTTTAAGAAGATGAAGCAACAAGGGATAGTACCTGATGGGGAAACTTTTGCATTGGTTTTGGCTGCGTGTGCCTTGGTAGAAGGTGTGGAAGAAGGGCTTGTGCACTTTGAATCCATGAAGGAGTATGGAATTGTTCCTGGTATGGAGCATTATTTGGCGGTTGTTAATGTTCTGGGGTGTGCTGGTCAGTTGGACGAAGCCGAGGAGTTCATTGAGAATATGCCAATTGAAGTTGGAGTTGAGATTTGGCAGACTCTTGGAAATTTTGCGAGAATTCATGGAAACTTAGAACTCGAAGATCGAGCTGAGGAGTTGTTAACTGTTCTCGATCCTTCAAAAGATGTTGCAGATAAAGTGCCTGCACCTCAGAGAAAGGAGCAGTCTGCAATTAACATGTTGGAGGAGAAGAATAGAGTGGGTTATTATCGGTGTAATATGCCCTATAAAGAAGAGGGTTATTTGAAATTGAGAGGTTTGACTGGGCAGATGAGGGAAGCAGGTTATGTTCCTGATACAAGATATGTTCTCCATGACATTGATGAGGAGGAAAAAGAGAAGGCCTTGCAGTATCACAGTGAACGTTTGGCAATTGCTTATGGTCTCATTAGTACTCCGCCGAGAACTACACTTagaatcataaaaaatttacGTATATGTGGAGACTGCCACAATGCTATCAAAATTATGTCAAAGATTGTTGGAAGGGAGCTCATTGTGAGGGACAACAAGAGATTTCATCATTTTAAAGATGGAAAATGCTCCTGTGGAGACTATTGGTAG
- the LOC123884012 gene encoding F-box/LRR-repeat protein At4g14103-like, with protein sequence MKRQKKSEINIQDGDTDRLTSLPDHLLLHIIEFMNIKHSVQTCVLSKRWKDLWKSITNLMLRHEMYLNRSDIFNKFVFRILYGRDNSLPLHSLEYDVVDPSKTAVLDVMKYAASHNVQQLIVHVNSLFKEEDFEFPPSIFYCHSLTFLKLDFTHMFPFFLNRSKNMFPKSLNLPALKTLHLISITFTTSNNGCAEPFSTCNMLNTLLIMSCYLEDDAQTLCISNSNITSLTVGGTKKYEEAHNYKVVFCTPKLTSLTITGRPTYLAPSACNLPFIEEVNVDYTFLYIPYEGLVMSSWLQLLANVKIMTLSFHTLEQILSVLKNNGLVKNQPPCFVRLKSLKVELRCDSKISSEEVRGMVNYLLQNSPQIKVDIIKQPCGSGTFRECCYAKFEAAD encoded by the exons ATGaaaagacaaaagaaaagtgaaataaatataCAAGATGGGGACACAGACAGACTCACTAGCCTACCGgaccatcttcttcttcatataaTTGAATTTATGAACATAAAACATTCTGTTCAAACTTGTGTTTTGTCTAAACGATGGAAAGACCTTTGGAAAAGTATCACTAATCTCATGTTGCGACATGAAATGTATCTAAACCGTAGTGACATCTTCAACAAGTTTGTATTCCGGATTCTATATGGCCGTGACAACTCTCTTCCCCTTCATAGCCTAGAATATGATGTTGTAGATCCTTCTAAAACCGCAGTCTTAGACGTCATGAAATATGCTGCGTCACATAATGTGCAACAACTCATTGTCCATGTTAACTCATTGTTCAAAGAAGAGGATTTTGAATTTCCCCCTTCCATCTTTTATTGTCATTCTTTGACCTTTCTTAAGCTTGACTTTACGCATatgtttccattttttttgAATCGTAGTAAGAATATGTTTccaaaatctttgaatttgccGGCATTGAAAACCTTGCATCTTATTTCTATTACTTTCACTACAAGTAACAATGGTTGTGCTGAGCCCTTTTCGACATGTAACATGTTGAATACTTTGCTCATTATGAGTTGTTATTTAGAGGATGATGCACAAACCTTATGCATATCCAATTCTAATATTACTAGTTTAACCGTAGGTGGTACAAAAAAGTATGAAGAAGCTCATAATTACAAAGTTGTGTTTTGTACACCAAAACTTACTTCTCTCACTATCACTGGCCGTCCTACTTACCTAGCCCCTTCTGCATGCAATTTACCTTTTATCGAAGAAGTAAATGTTGATTACACTTTTCTTTATATACCATATGAAGGTTTAGTCATGAGTAGTTGGTTGCAATTGCTTGCTAATGTCAAGATAATGACTCTCAGTTTCCATACCCTTGAGCAGATACTTAGT GTTCTGAAAAATAATGGTTTAGTGAAAAATCAACCTCCTTGCTTTGTTAGATTGAAGTCGTTGAAAGTGGAGTTAAGATGTGATTCAAAGATATCTAGTGAGGAAGTTAGAGGAATGGTAAATTATCTACTTCAAAATTCTCCACAAATCAAAGTTGATATCATTAAGCAG CCATGCGGGAGTGGTACTTTTAGAGAGTGTTGTTATGCAAAGTTTGAAGCAGCAGATTAA
- the LOC123884013 gene encoding protein EFFECTOR OF TRANSCRIPTION 2-like, translated as MLKREQCDHTKHDSSFSHWKILVGPSDWEDYSNGKEGSTRYRIHNLPQNSGPGVYELGVAITTSGLGREIFKLTSDPHRVVVVYLGKADNVRTRLQCYGRNGAHLGKGCYSFESSDHDQMGRSLFHEIFFQGFPIVYRWAPMQTKGDALQTESQLLTTFDYAWNTINNGKRRPDDILEMLNKITSSARTRTISDVAKSLIPFTQKKVGIPIKSRKLPMTDNKSDESDNGNYNFLSRVFKFNRLRPKIVQDTTDCAFENHGKVCGVILDDGSICTKLPVEKRVRCLEHKGMRINVITAKAIRRSKSESETVIESHVDESISKTIICGVIMENGSTCRREPVKGRKRCHEHKGKRIRASVPINQK; from the exons ATGTTGAAGAGAGAACAATGTGACCACACTAAACATGATTCCAGTTTCTCTCATTGGAAG ATTCTTGTTGGTCCTTCTGATTGGGAAGATTATTCCAATGGAAAGGAAGGATCTACAAGATATAGGATTCACAACCTGCCACAAAATTCTGGTCCCGGAGTTTATGAGCTTGGAGTAGCTATAACGACTAGCGGTTTGGGGCGTGAAATTTTCAAGCTTACCAGCGACCCTCATCGCGTAGTTGTGGTTTATCTAGGAAAAGCTGACAATGTGAGAACAAGACTGCAATGTTATGGTAGAAATGGAGCTCATTTGGGTAAAGGTTGTTATTCATTTGAATCGTCTGATCATGATCAAATGGGTCGCTCATTGTTTCACGAGATATTTTTTCAAGGCTTCCCAATTGTGTATAGATGGGCTCCT ATGCAAACCAAGGGAGATGCCTTGCAAACAGAATCTCAACTGCTAACTACATTTGATTATGCATGGAATACAATTAATAATGGTAAGCGTCGGCCcgatgatattcttgaaatgCTCAACAAAATTACTTCAAGCGCAAGAACAAGAACAATATCAGATGTGGCCAAATCACTTATACCCTTCACTCAAAAGAAAGTAGGGATACCAATTAAATCAAGAAAGTTGCCTATGACAGATAACAAATCAGACGAATCAGACAATGGTAACTACAATTTCCTATCTCGCGTGTTTAAATTCAACCGTTTGCGTCCTAAGATAGTTCAGGATACAACTGATTGCGCCTTTGAGAATCATGGTAAAGTTTGTGGAGTTATTTTGGATGATGGTTCTATTTGTACGAAGTTGCCGGTCGAAAAAAGAGTTAGGTGTCTTGAACACAAAGGAATGAGAATAAATGTGATCACTGCAAAAGCAATAAGAAGATCCAAGTCAGAATCAGAAACTGTTATTGAGAGTCATGTGGATGAAAGTATCTCTAAAACCATTATATGTGGAGTTATTATGGAAAATGGATCCACGTGTAGAAGAGAACCAGTTAAAGGAAGAAAAAGATGTCATGAACATAAAGGAAAGAGAATTCGTGCATCTGTTCCTATAAATCAGAAATAA